A genomic region of Papaver somniferum cultivar HN1 chromosome 7, ASM357369v1, whole genome shotgun sequence contains the following coding sequences:
- the LOC113293076 gene encoding mitochondrial ATPase complex subunit ATP10-like isoform X2, with protein MNRGYFADMQELKKHGGKIAVASDTIVPAIEAVKFPSLDATFSDGTCIKLPVASEEYADGGSKMITPHASLICLSFRAHSQKMIDSWSVPFVDAFSASDNLRMYEVSIIESWFLSLKPIRWLLLRSTRRPSSDGKNGTLERQQVYSFGDKYYFRKELKILNLLTGYIFLLDKFGRIRWQGFGLATEKELNSLITCTSLLLKEK; from the exons ATGAATAGAGGGTATTTTGCTGATATGCAAGAGCTTAAGAAGCATGGTGGTAAG ATTGCAGTGGCAAGTGACACAATTGTTCCAGCAATAGAAGCTGTAAAATTCCCATCCTTGGATGCAACTTTCTCTGACGGTACATGTATTAAGTTACCTGTTGCTTCTGAAGAATATGCTGATGGAGGCAGCAAAATGATCACGCCTCATGCATCCTTGATATGTCTTTCTTTTCGAGCACACTCTCAG AAAATGATTGATTCTTGGAGTGTACCATTCGTTGATGCATTCAGTGCTTCTGACAATCTCCGTATGTATGAG GTGTCAATCATAGAATCGTGGTTCTTATCATTGAAGCCTATTAGATGGTTACTTCTTCGGTCAACACGACGACCTAGTAGTGATGGAAAGAACGGGACACTTGAAAGGCAGCAAGTTTACTCATTTGGCGACAAGTACTACTTCAGGAAAGAGCTTAAAATATTGAATCTTCTCACAGG GTATATTTTTCTGCTCGACAAGTTTGGAAGAATTAGATGgcagggttttggtttggcaacAGAAAAAGAGTTGAACTCACTTATAACATGTACTTCCCTCTTGTTGAAAGAGAAGTAA
- the LOC113293076 gene encoding mitochondrial ATPase complex subunit ATP10-like isoform X1 gives MLRMKRLMVLQHHRSSTAFESSLSKLTVVSRNHDHKEMLYLPSQRTTYRFLDFFQLGDKEAIAKERARLSDEMNRGYFADMQELKKHGGKIAVASDTIVPAIEAVKFPSLDATFSDGTCIKLPVASEEYADGGSKMITPHASLICLSFRAHSQKMIDSWSVPFVDAFSASDNLRMYEVSIIESWFLSLKPIRWLLLRSTRRPSSDGKNGTLERQQVYSFGDKYYFRKELKILNLLTGYIFLLDKFGRIRWQGFGLATEKELNSLITCTSLLLKEK, from the exons ATGTTGAGGATGAAGCGTTTGATGGTTCTTCAACATCATCGAAGTTCGACAGCGTTTGAATCTTCATTGTCGAAATTAACTGTAGTAAGTAGAAACCATGATCACAAAGAGATGCTTTACCTTCCTTCTCAAAGAACTACCTATCGATTCCTCGACTTTTTTCAG TTAGGTGATAAAGAGGCCATCGCCAAAGAGCGTGCTAGACT ATCGGATGAAATGAATAGAGGGTATTTTGCTGATATGCAAGAGCTTAAGAAGCATGGTGGTAAG ATTGCAGTGGCAAGTGACACAATTGTTCCAGCAATAGAAGCTGTAAAATTCCCATCCTTGGATGCAACTTTCTCTGACGGTACATGTATTAAGTTACCTGTTGCTTCTGAAGAATATGCTGATGGAGGCAGCAAAATGATCACGCCTCATGCATCCTTGATATGTCTTTCTTTTCGAGCACACTCTCAG AAAATGATTGATTCTTGGAGTGTACCATTCGTTGATGCATTCAGTGCTTCTGACAATCTCCGTATGTATGAG GTGTCAATCATAGAATCGTGGTTCTTATCATTGAAGCCTATTAGATGGTTACTTCTTCGGTCAACACGACGACCTAGTAGTGATGGAAAGAACGGGACACTTGAAAGGCAGCAAGTTTACTCATTTGGCGACAAGTACTACTTCAGGAAAGAGCTTAAAATATTGAATCTTCTCACAGG GTATATTTTTCTGCTCGACAAGTTTGGAAGAATTAGATGgcagggttttggtttggcaacAGAAAAAGAGTTGAACTCACTTATAACATGTACTTCCCTCTTGTTGAAAGAGAAGTAA